In Pongo pygmaeus isolate AG05252 chromosome 13, NHGRI_mPonPyg2-v2.0_pri, whole genome shotgun sequence, one genomic interval encodes:
- the NOL6 gene encoding nucleolar protein 6 isoform X4 yields MGPTPAGEQLRGATGEPEVMEPALEGTGKEGKKVSSRKRTLAEPPAKGLLQPVKLSRAELYKEPTNEELNRLRETESLFHSSLLRLQVEELLKEVRLSEKKKDRIDAFLREVNQRVVRVPSVPETELTDQAWLPAGVRVPLHQVPYAVKGCFRFLPPAQVTVVGSYLLGTCIRPDINVDVALTMPREILQDKDGLNQRYFRKRALYLAHLAHHLAKDPLFGSVCFSYTNGCHLKPSLLLRPRGKDECLVTVRLHPCPPPDFFRPCRLLPTKNNVRSAWYRGQSPAGDGSPEPPTPHYNTWVLQDTVLESHLQLLSTILSSAQGLKDGVALLKVWLQQRELDKGRGGFTGFLVSMLVVFLVSTRKIHTTMSGYQVLRSVLQFLATTDLTVNGISLCRSSDPSLPALADFHQAFSVVFLDSSGRLNLCADVTASTYHQVQHEARLSMMLLDSRADDGFQLLLMTPKPMIRAFDHVLHLYPLSRLQAACHRLKLWPELQDNGGDYVSAALGPLTTLLEQGLGARLNLLAHSRSPVPEWDISQDPPKHKDSGTLTLGLLLRPEGLTSVLELGPEADQPEAAKFRQFWGSRSELRRFQDGAIREAVVWEAASMSQKRLIPHQVVTHLLALHADIPETCVHYVGGPLDALIQGLKETSSTGEEALAVAVRCYDDLSRLLWGLEGLPLTVSAVQGAHPVLRYTEVFPPTPVRPASSFYEPLRERSSLLPRLNKPCPAYVEPMTVVCHLEGSGQWPQDAEAVQRVRAAFQLRLAELLTQQHGLQCRATATHTDVLKDGFVFRIHVAYQREPQILKEVQSPEGMISLRDTPASLRLERDTRQLPLLTSALHGLQQQHPAFSGVARLAKRWVRAQLLGEGFTDESLDLVAAALFLHPEPFTPPSSPQVGFLRFLFLVSTFDWKNNPLIVNLNNELTVEEQVEIRSGFLAARAQLPVMVIVTPQDRKNSVWTQNGPSAQILQQLVILAAEALPMLEKQLMDPWGPGDIRTVFRPPLDIYDVLIRLSPRHIPRHRQAVDSPAASFCRGLLSQPGPSSLMPVLGYDPPQLYLTQLREAFGDLALFFYDQHGGEVIGVLWKPTSFQPQPFKASSTKGRMVMSRGGELVMVPNVEAILEDFAVLGEGLVQTVEARSERWTV; encoded by the exons ATGGGGCCGACGCCAGCTGGAGAGCAGCTTCGCGGAGCGACTGGAGAGCCAGAG GTGATGGAACCAGCCCTGGAAGGCACAGGCAAAGAGGGGAAGAAGGTATCCTCCAGGAAGCGTACATTGGCTGAACCTCCAGCGAAGGGCCTCCTGCAGCCAGTGAAGCTCAGCAGGGCAGAACTGTACAAGGAGCCTACCAATGAGGAGCTTAATCGCCTTCGGGAGACTGAGAGCTTGTTCCACTCCAGCTTGCTTCGTTTACAG GTAGAGGAGCTACTAAAGGAAGTAAGGCTGTCAGAGAAGAAGAAGGATCGGATTGATGCCTTCCTACGGGAGGTCAACCAGCGGGTCGTGAGGGTGCCCTCAGTCCCTGAGACAGAG CTCACTGACCAGGCATGGCTCCCTGCTGGGGTTCGAGTGCCCCTCCACCAAGTGCCCTATGCCGTGAAGGGCTGTTTCCGCTTCCTGCCCCCAGCCCAGGTTACTGTTGTGGGCAGCTACCTTCTGGGCACCTGCATCCGGCCAGACATCAATGTGGATGTGGCACTGACCATGCCCAGG GAAATCCTACAGGACAAGGATGGGCTGAACCAGCGCTACTTCCGCAAGCGTGCTCTCTACCTGGCCCACTTGGCTCACCACCTGGCCAAGGACCCCCTCTTTGGCAGTGTTTGCTTCTCCTACACAAATGGCTGCCACCTGAAACCCTCACTGTTGCTGCGGCCGCGTG GAAAGGATGAGTGCCTGGTCACTGTACGTCTGCATCCGTGCCCTCCACCTGACTTCTTCCGCCCGTGCCGCTTGCTGCCAACCAAGAACAATGTGCGCTCTGCCTGGTACCGAGGGCAGAGTCCTGCAGGGGATG GTAGCCCAGAGCCTCCTACCCCCCACTATAACACATGGGTCCTGCAAGATACAGTTCTCGAGTCCCATTTGCAGCTCCTGTCAACCATTCTGAGCTCAGCCCAGGGCCTGAAGGATGGCGTGGCACTTCTGAAGGTCTGGCTGCAGCAGCGGGAGCTGGACAAG ggcCGGGGTGGGTTTACTGGGTTCCTTGTCTCCATGCTGGTTGTCTTCCTTGTGTCTACACGCAAGATCCATACCACCATGAGTGGCTACCAGGTCCTGAGAAGCGTCTTGCAGTTTCTGG CCACTACAGACCTGACAGTCAACGGGATCAGTTTATGTCGCAGCTCAGATCCCTCTTTG CCGGCCCTGGCTGACTTCCACCAGGCCTTCTCCGTTGTCTTCCTGGACTCCTCAGGCCGTCTCAACCTCTGTGCTGATGTCACTGCCTCTACTTACCACCAG GTGCAGCATGAGGCACGGCTGTCTATGATGTTGCTGGACAGCAGAGCTGACGACGGGTTCCAGCTGCTGTTGATGACTCCCAAACCCATGATCCGGGCTTTCGACCATGTCCTGCA TCTATATCCACTGAGTCGCCTGCAGGCAGCGTGCCACCGGCTGAAGCTCTGGCCAGAGCTGCAGGACAATGGTGGGGACTATGTCTCAGCTGCTTTGGGCCCCCTGACCACCCTCCTGGAGCAGGGCCTGGGGGCTCGGCTGAACCTGCTGGCTCACTCTCGATCCCCAGTCCCAGAG TGGGACATCAGCCAAGATCCACCAAAGCACAAAGACTCTGGGACCCTGACCCTGGGACTTCTTCTCCGGCCTGAGGGACTGACCAGCGTCCTTGAGCTGGGTCCAGAGGCAGACCAGCCTGAG GCTGCTAAATTCCGCCAGTTCTGGGGATCCCGCTCGGAGCTTCGGCGTTTCCAGGACGGAGCCATTCGGGAAGCTGTGGTCTGGGAGGCAGCCTCTATGTCCCAGAAGCGCCTTATTCCCCACCAGGTGGTCACCCACCTCTTGGCACT CCATGCTGACATCCCAGAAACCTGTGTCCACTATGTGGGGGGCCCCCTGGATGCACTTATCCAAGGCCTGAAAGAG ACCTCCAGCACAGGCGAGGAGGCCCTGGCAGTGGCAGTACGTTGCTACGACGACCTCAGTCGCCTACTGTGGGGGCTAGAGGGTCTCCCACTGACCGTGTCTGCTGTTCAGGGAGCTCACCCAGTGCTGCGCTACACAGAG GTGTTCCCACCAACTCCAGTCCGTCCAGCCTCCTCCTTCTATGAGCCTCTGCGGGAGCGGTCCTCACTGCTGCCCCGGCTCAATAAGCCCTGTCCGGCCTACGTGGAGCCCATGACCG TGGTTTGTCACTTGGAGGGCAGTGGCCAGTGGCCACAGGACGCTGAGGCCGTGCAGCGGGTCCGAGCTGCCTTCCAGCTGCGCCTGGCAGAGCTGTTGACACAACAGCATGGTCTGCAGTGCCGTGCCACTGCCACGCACACGGATGTCCTTAAG GATGGATTTGTGTTTCGGATTCACGTGGCCTATCAGCGGGAGCCCCAGATCCTGAAGGAGGTGCAGAGCCCAGAGGGGATGATCTCGCTGAGGGACACACCTGCTTCCCTCCGCCTTGAGAGAGACACAAGGCAGTTGCCGCTGCTCACCAGTGCCCTGCACGG ACTGCAGCAGCAGCACCCAGCCTTCTCTGGTGTGGCACGGCTGGCCAAGCGGTGGGTGCGTGCCCAGCTTCTTGGTGAGGGTTTCACTGATGAGAGCCTGGATCTGGTGGCCGCTGCCCTTTTCCTGCACCCTGAGCCCTTCACCCCTCCGAG TTCCCCCCAGGTTGGTTTCCTTCGATTCCTTTTCTTGGTATCAACGTTTGATTGGAAGAACAACCCCCTCATTGTCAACCTCAATAATGAGCTCACTG TGGAGGAGCAGGTGGAGATCCGCAGTGGCTTCCTGGCAGCTCGGGCACAGCTCCCCGTCATGGTCATTGTTACCCCCCAAGACCGCAAAAACTCTGTGTGGACACAGAATGGACCCTCAGCCCAG ATCCTGCAGCAGCTTGTGATTCTGGCAGCTGAAGCCCTGCCCATGTTAGAGAAGCAGCTCATGGATCCCTGGGGACCTGGGGACATCAGG ACAGTGTTCCGGCCGCCCTTGGACATTTACGATGTGCTGATTCGCCTGTCTCCTCGCCATATCCCACGGCACCGCCAGGCTGTGGACTCACCAGCTGCCTCCTTCTGCCGGGGCCTGCTCAGCCAGCCGGGGCCCTCATCCCTGATGCCCGTGCTGGGCTATGATCCTCCTCAGCTCTATCTGACACAGCTCAGG GAGGCCTTTGGGGATCTGGCCCTTTTCTTCTATGACCAGCATGGTGGAGAGGTGATTGGTGTCCTCTGGAAGCCCACCAGCTTCCAGCCCCAGCCCTTCAAG GCCTCCAGCACAAAGGGTCGCATGGTGATGTCTCGAGGTGGGGAGCTAGTAATGGTGCCCAATGTAGAAGCAATCCTGGAGGACTTTGCTGTGCTGGGTGAAGGCCTGGTGCAGACTGTGGAGGCCCGAAGTGAGAGGTGGACTGTGTGA
- the NOL6 gene encoding nucleolar protein 6 isoform X6 has translation MVMEPALEGTGKEGKKVSSRKRTLAEPPAKGLLQPVKLSRAELYKEPTNEELNRLRETESLFHSSLLRLQVEELLKEVRLSEKKKDRIDAFLREVNQRVVRVPSVPETELTDQAWLPAGVRVPLHQVPYAVKGCFRFLPPAQVTVVGSYLLGTCIRPDINVDVALTMPREILQDKDGLNQRYFRKRALYLAHLAHHLAKDPLFGSVCFSYTNGCHLKPSLLLRPRGKDECLVTVRLHPCPPPDFFRPCRLLPTKNNVRSAWYRGQSPAGDGSPEPPTPHYNTWVLQDTVLESHLQLLSTILSSAQGLKDGVALLKVWLQQRELDKGRGGFTGFLVSMLVVFLVSTRKIHTTMSGYQVLRSVLQFLATTDLTVNGISLCRSSDPSLPALADFHQAFSVVFLDSSGRLNLCADVTASTYHQVQHEARLSMMLLDSRADDGFQLLLMTPKPMIRAFDHVLHLYPLSRLQAACHRLKLWPELQDNGGDYVSAALGPLTTLLEQGLGARLNLLAHSRSPVPEWDISQDPPKHKDSGTLTLGLLLRPEGLTSVLELGPEADQPEAAKFRQFWGSRSELRRFQDGAIREAVVWEAASMSQKRLIPHQVVTHLLALHADIPETCVHYVGGPLDALIQGLKETSSTGEEALAVAVRCYDDLSRLLWGLEGLPLTVSAVQGAHPVLRYTEVFPPTPVRPASSFYEPLRERSSLLPRLNKPCPAYVEPMTVVCHLEGSGQWPQDAEAVQRVRAAFQLRLAELLTQQHGLQCRATATHTDVLKDGFVFRIHVAYQREPQILKEVQSPEGMISLRDTPASLRLERDTRQLPLLTSALHGLQQQHPAFSGVARLAKRWVRAQLLGEGFTDESLDLVAAALFLHPEPFTPPSSPQVGFLRFLFLVSTFDWKNNPLIVNLNNELTVEEQVEIRSGFLAARAQLPVMVIVTPQDRKNSVWTQNGPSAQILQQLVILAAEALPMLEKQLMDPWGPGDIRTVFRPPLDIYDVLIRLSPRHIPRHRQAVDSPAASFCRGLLSQPGPSSLMPVLGYDPPQLYLTQLREAFGDLALFFYDQHGGEVIGVLWKPTSFQPQPFKASSTKGRMVMSRGGELVMVPNVEAILEDFAVLGEGLVQTVEARSERWTV, from the exons GTGATGGAACCAGCCCTGGAAGGCACAGGCAAAGAGGGGAAGAAGGTATCCTCCAGGAAGCGTACATTGGCTGAACCTCCAGCGAAGGGCCTCCTGCAGCCAGTGAAGCTCAGCAGGGCAGAACTGTACAAGGAGCCTACCAATGAGGAGCTTAATCGCCTTCGGGAGACTGAGAGCTTGTTCCACTCCAGCTTGCTTCGTTTACAG GTAGAGGAGCTACTAAAGGAAGTAAGGCTGTCAGAGAAGAAGAAGGATCGGATTGATGCCTTCCTACGGGAGGTCAACCAGCGGGTCGTGAGGGTGCCCTCAGTCCCTGAGACAGAG CTCACTGACCAGGCATGGCTCCCTGCTGGGGTTCGAGTGCCCCTCCACCAAGTGCCCTATGCCGTGAAGGGCTGTTTCCGCTTCCTGCCCCCAGCCCAGGTTACTGTTGTGGGCAGCTACCTTCTGGGCACCTGCATCCGGCCAGACATCAATGTGGATGTGGCACTGACCATGCCCAGG GAAATCCTACAGGACAAGGATGGGCTGAACCAGCGCTACTTCCGCAAGCGTGCTCTCTACCTGGCCCACTTGGCTCACCACCTGGCCAAGGACCCCCTCTTTGGCAGTGTTTGCTTCTCCTACACAAATGGCTGCCACCTGAAACCCTCACTGTTGCTGCGGCCGCGTG GAAAGGATGAGTGCCTGGTCACTGTACGTCTGCATCCGTGCCCTCCACCTGACTTCTTCCGCCCGTGCCGCTTGCTGCCAACCAAGAACAATGTGCGCTCTGCCTGGTACCGAGGGCAGAGTCCTGCAGGGGATG GTAGCCCAGAGCCTCCTACCCCCCACTATAACACATGGGTCCTGCAAGATACAGTTCTCGAGTCCCATTTGCAGCTCCTGTCAACCATTCTGAGCTCAGCCCAGGGCCTGAAGGATGGCGTGGCACTTCTGAAGGTCTGGCTGCAGCAGCGGGAGCTGGACAAG ggcCGGGGTGGGTTTACTGGGTTCCTTGTCTCCATGCTGGTTGTCTTCCTTGTGTCTACACGCAAGATCCATACCACCATGAGTGGCTACCAGGTCCTGAGAAGCGTCTTGCAGTTTCTGG CCACTACAGACCTGACAGTCAACGGGATCAGTTTATGTCGCAGCTCAGATCCCTCTTTG CCGGCCCTGGCTGACTTCCACCAGGCCTTCTCCGTTGTCTTCCTGGACTCCTCAGGCCGTCTCAACCTCTGTGCTGATGTCACTGCCTCTACTTACCACCAG GTGCAGCATGAGGCACGGCTGTCTATGATGTTGCTGGACAGCAGAGCTGACGACGGGTTCCAGCTGCTGTTGATGACTCCCAAACCCATGATCCGGGCTTTCGACCATGTCCTGCA TCTATATCCACTGAGTCGCCTGCAGGCAGCGTGCCACCGGCTGAAGCTCTGGCCAGAGCTGCAGGACAATGGTGGGGACTATGTCTCAGCTGCTTTGGGCCCCCTGACCACCCTCCTGGAGCAGGGCCTGGGGGCTCGGCTGAACCTGCTGGCTCACTCTCGATCCCCAGTCCCAGAG TGGGACATCAGCCAAGATCCACCAAAGCACAAAGACTCTGGGACCCTGACCCTGGGACTTCTTCTCCGGCCTGAGGGACTGACCAGCGTCCTTGAGCTGGGTCCAGAGGCAGACCAGCCTGAG GCTGCTAAATTCCGCCAGTTCTGGGGATCCCGCTCGGAGCTTCGGCGTTTCCAGGACGGAGCCATTCGGGAAGCTGTGGTCTGGGAGGCAGCCTCTATGTCCCAGAAGCGCCTTATTCCCCACCAGGTGGTCACCCACCTCTTGGCACT CCATGCTGACATCCCAGAAACCTGTGTCCACTATGTGGGGGGCCCCCTGGATGCACTTATCCAAGGCCTGAAAGAG ACCTCCAGCACAGGCGAGGAGGCCCTGGCAGTGGCAGTACGTTGCTACGACGACCTCAGTCGCCTACTGTGGGGGCTAGAGGGTCTCCCACTGACCGTGTCTGCTGTTCAGGGAGCTCACCCAGTGCTGCGCTACACAGAG GTGTTCCCACCAACTCCAGTCCGTCCAGCCTCCTCCTTCTATGAGCCTCTGCGGGAGCGGTCCTCACTGCTGCCCCGGCTCAATAAGCCCTGTCCGGCCTACGTGGAGCCCATGACCG TGGTTTGTCACTTGGAGGGCAGTGGCCAGTGGCCACAGGACGCTGAGGCCGTGCAGCGGGTCCGAGCTGCCTTCCAGCTGCGCCTGGCAGAGCTGTTGACACAACAGCATGGTCTGCAGTGCCGTGCCACTGCCACGCACACGGATGTCCTTAAG GATGGATTTGTGTTTCGGATTCACGTGGCCTATCAGCGGGAGCCCCAGATCCTGAAGGAGGTGCAGAGCCCAGAGGGGATGATCTCGCTGAGGGACACACCTGCTTCCCTCCGCCTTGAGAGAGACACAAGGCAGTTGCCGCTGCTCACCAGTGCCCTGCACGG ACTGCAGCAGCAGCACCCAGCCTTCTCTGGTGTGGCACGGCTGGCCAAGCGGTGGGTGCGTGCCCAGCTTCTTGGTGAGGGTTTCACTGATGAGAGCCTGGATCTGGTGGCCGCTGCCCTTTTCCTGCACCCTGAGCCCTTCACCCCTCCGAG TTCCCCCCAGGTTGGTTTCCTTCGATTCCTTTTCTTGGTATCAACGTTTGATTGGAAGAACAACCCCCTCATTGTCAACCTCAATAATGAGCTCACTG TGGAGGAGCAGGTGGAGATCCGCAGTGGCTTCCTGGCAGCTCGGGCACAGCTCCCCGTCATGGTCATTGTTACCCCCCAAGACCGCAAAAACTCTGTGTGGACACAGAATGGACCCTCAGCCCAG ATCCTGCAGCAGCTTGTGATTCTGGCAGCTGAAGCCCTGCCCATGTTAGAGAAGCAGCTCATGGATCCCTGGGGACCTGGGGACATCAGG ACAGTGTTCCGGCCGCCCTTGGACATTTACGATGTGCTGATTCGCCTGTCTCCTCGCCATATCCCACGGCACCGCCAGGCTGTGGACTCACCAGCTGCCTCCTTCTGCCGGGGCCTGCTCAGCCAGCCGGGGCCCTCATCCCTGATGCCCGTGCTGGGCTATGATCCTCCTCAGCTCTATCTGACACAGCTCAGG GAGGCCTTTGGGGATCTGGCCCTTTTCTTCTATGACCAGCATGGTGGAGAGGTGATTGGTGTCCTCTGGAAGCCCACCAGCTTCCAGCCCCAGCCCTTCAAG GCCTCCAGCACAAAGGGTCGCATGGTGATGTCTCGAGGTGGGGAGCTAGTAATGGTGCCCAATGTAGAAGCAATCCTGGAGGACTTTGCTGTGCTGGGTGAAGGCCTGGTGCAGACTGTGGAGGCCCGAAGTGAGAGGTGGACTGTGTGA
- the NOL6 gene encoding nucleolar protein 6 isoform X5: MLISVTGLKGVKKLRMVMEPALEGTGKEGKKVSSRKRTLAEPPAKGLLQPVKLSRAELYKEPTNEELNRLRETESLFHSSLLRLQVEELLKEVRLSEKKKDRIDAFLREVNQRVVRVPSVPETELTDQAWLPAGVRVPLHQVPYAVKGCFRFLPPAQVTVVGSYLLGTCIRPDINVDVALTMPREILQDKDGLNQRYFRKRALYLAHLAHHLAKDPLFGSVCFSYTNGCHLKPSLLLRPRGKDECLVTVRLHPCPPPDFFRPCRLLPTKNNVRSAWYRGQSPAGDGSPEPPTPHYNTWVLQDTVLESHLQLLSTILSSAQGLKDGVALLKVWLQQRELDKGRGGFTGFLVSMLVVFLVSTRKIHTTMSGYQVLRSVLQFLATTDLTVNGISLCRSSDPSLPALADFHQAFSVVFLDSSGRLNLCADVTASTYHQVQHEARLSMMLLDSRADDGFQLLLMTPKPMIRAFDHVLHLYPLSRLQAACHRLKLWPELQDNGGDYVSAALGPLTTLLEQGLGARLNLLAHSRSPVPEWDISQDPPKHKDSGTLTLGLLLRPEGLTSVLELGPEADQPEAAKFRQFWGSRSELRRFQDGAIREAVVWEAASMSQKRLIPHQVVTHLLALHADIPETCVHYVGGPLDALIQGLKETSSTGEEALAVAVRCYDDLSRLLWGLEGLPLTVSAVQGAHPVLRYTEVFPPTPVRPASSFYEPLRERSSLLPRLNKPCPAYVEPMTVVCHLEGSGQWPQDAEAVQRVRAAFQLRLAELLTQQHGLQCRATATHTDVLKDGFVFRIHVAYQREPQILKEVQSPEGMISLRDTPASLRLERDTRQLPLLTSALHGLQQQHPAFSGVARLAKRWVRAQLLGEGFTDESLDLVAAALFLHPEPFTPPSSPQVGFLRFLFLVSTFDWKNNPLIVNLNNELTVEEQVEIRSGFLAARAQLPVMVIVTPQDRKNSVWTQNGPSAQILQQLVILAAEALPMLEKQLMDPWGPGDIRTVFRPPLDIYDVLIRLSPRHIPRHRQAVDSPAASFCRGLLSQPGPSSLMPVLGYDPPQLYLTQLREAFGDLALFFYDQHGGEVIGVLWKPTSFQPQPFKASSTKGRMVMSRGGELVMVPNVEAILEDFAVLGEGLVQTVEARSERWTV; encoded by the exons GTGATGGAACCAGCCCTGGAAGGCACAGGCAAAGAGGGGAAGAAGGTATCCTCCAGGAAGCGTACATTGGCTGAACCTCCAGCGAAGGGCCTCCTGCAGCCAGTGAAGCTCAGCAGGGCAGAACTGTACAAGGAGCCTACCAATGAGGAGCTTAATCGCCTTCGGGAGACTGAGAGCTTGTTCCACTCCAGCTTGCTTCGTTTACAG GTAGAGGAGCTACTAAAGGAAGTAAGGCTGTCAGAGAAGAAGAAGGATCGGATTGATGCCTTCCTACGGGAGGTCAACCAGCGGGTCGTGAGGGTGCCCTCAGTCCCTGAGACAGAG CTCACTGACCAGGCATGGCTCCCTGCTGGGGTTCGAGTGCCCCTCCACCAAGTGCCCTATGCCGTGAAGGGCTGTTTCCGCTTCCTGCCCCCAGCCCAGGTTACTGTTGTGGGCAGCTACCTTCTGGGCACCTGCATCCGGCCAGACATCAATGTGGATGTGGCACTGACCATGCCCAGG GAAATCCTACAGGACAAGGATGGGCTGAACCAGCGCTACTTCCGCAAGCGTGCTCTCTACCTGGCCCACTTGGCTCACCACCTGGCCAAGGACCCCCTCTTTGGCAGTGTTTGCTTCTCCTACACAAATGGCTGCCACCTGAAACCCTCACTGTTGCTGCGGCCGCGTG GAAAGGATGAGTGCCTGGTCACTGTACGTCTGCATCCGTGCCCTCCACCTGACTTCTTCCGCCCGTGCCGCTTGCTGCCAACCAAGAACAATGTGCGCTCTGCCTGGTACCGAGGGCAGAGTCCTGCAGGGGATG GTAGCCCAGAGCCTCCTACCCCCCACTATAACACATGGGTCCTGCAAGATACAGTTCTCGAGTCCCATTTGCAGCTCCTGTCAACCATTCTGAGCTCAGCCCAGGGCCTGAAGGATGGCGTGGCACTTCTGAAGGTCTGGCTGCAGCAGCGGGAGCTGGACAAG ggcCGGGGTGGGTTTACTGGGTTCCTTGTCTCCATGCTGGTTGTCTTCCTTGTGTCTACACGCAAGATCCATACCACCATGAGTGGCTACCAGGTCCTGAGAAGCGTCTTGCAGTTTCTGG CCACTACAGACCTGACAGTCAACGGGATCAGTTTATGTCGCAGCTCAGATCCCTCTTTG CCGGCCCTGGCTGACTTCCACCAGGCCTTCTCCGTTGTCTTCCTGGACTCCTCAGGCCGTCTCAACCTCTGTGCTGATGTCACTGCCTCTACTTACCACCAG GTGCAGCATGAGGCACGGCTGTCTATGATGTTGCTGGACAGCAGAGCTGACGACGGGTTCCAGCTGCTGTTGATGACTCCCAAACCCATGATCCGGGCTTTCGACCATGTCCTGCA TCTATATCCACTGAGTCGCCTGCAGGCAGCGTGCCACCGGCTGAAGCTCTGGCCAGAGCTGCAGGACAATGGTGGGGACTATGTCTCAGCTGCTTTGGGCCCCCTGACCACCCTCCTGGAGCAGGGCCTGGGGGCTCGGCTGAACCTGCTGGCTCACTCTCGATCCCCAGTCCCAGAG TGGGACATCAGCCAAGATCCACCAAAGCACAAAGACTCTGGGACCCTGACCCTGGGACTTCTTCTCCGGCCTGAGGGACTGACCAGCGTCCTTGAGCTGGGTCCAGAGGCAGACCAGCCTGAG GCTGCTAAATTCCGCCAGTTCTGGGGATCCCGCTCGGAGCTTCGGCGTTTCCAGGACGGAGCCATTCGGGAAGCTGTGGTCTGGGAGGCAGCCTCTATGTCCCAGAAGCGCCTTATTCCCCACCAGGTGGTCACCCACCTCTTGGCACT CCATGCTGACATCCCAGAAACCTGTGTCCACTATGTGGGGGGCCCCCTGGATGCACTTATCCAAGGCCTGAAAGAG ACCTCCAGCACAGGCGAGGAGGCCCTGGCAGTGGCAGTACGTTGCTACGACGACCTCAGTCGCCTACTGTGGGGGCTAGAGGGTCTCCCACTGACCGTGTCTGCTGTTCAGGGAGCTCACCCAGTGCTGCGCTACACAGAG GTGTTCCCACCAACTCCAGTCCGTCCAGCCTCCTCCTTCTATGAGCCTCTGCGGGAGCGGTCCTCACTGCTGCCCCGGCTCAATAAGCCCTGTCCGGCCTACGTGGAGCCCATGACCG TGGTTTGTCACTTGGAGGGCAGTGGCCAGTGGCCACAGGACGCTGAGGCCGTGCAGCGGGTCCGAGCTGCCTTCCAGCTGCGCCTGGCAGAGCTGTTGACACAACAGCATGGTCTGCAGTGCCGTGCCACTGCCACGCACACGGATGTCCTTAAG GATGGATTTGTGTTTCGGATTCACGTGGCCTATCAGCGGGAGCCCCAGATCCTGAAGGAGGTGCAGAGCCCAGAGGGGATGATCTCGCTGAGGGACACACCTGCTTCCCTCCGCCTTGAGAGAGACACAAGGCAGTTGCCGCTGCTCACCAGTGCCCTGCACGG ACTGCAGCAGCAGCACCCAGCCTTCTCTGGTGTGGCACGGCTGGCCAAGCGGTGGGTGCGTGCCCAGCTTCTTGGTGAGGGTTTCACTGATGAGAGCCTGGATCTGGTGGCCGCTGCCCTTTTCCTGCACCCTGAGCCCTTCACCCCTCCGAG TTCCCCCCAGGTTGGTTTCCTTCGATTCCTTTTCTTGGTATCAACGTTTGATTGGAAGAACAACCCCCTCATTGTCAACCTCAATAATGAGCTCACTG TGGAGGAGCAGGTGGAGATCCGCAGTGGCTTCCTGGCAGCTCGGGCACAGCTCCCCGTCATGGTCATTGTTACCCCCCAAGACCGCAAAAACTCTGTGTGGACACAGAATGGACCCTCAGCCCAG ATCCTGCAGCAGCTTGTGATTCTGGCAGCTGAAGCCCTGCCCATGTTAGAGAAGCAGCTCATGGATCCCTGGGGACCTGGGGACATCAGG ACAGTGTTCCGGCCGCCCTTGGACATTTACGATGTGCTGATTCGCCTGTCTCCTCGCCATATCCCACGGCACCGCCAGGCTGTGGACTCACCAGCTGCCTCCTTCTGCCGGGGCCTGCTCAGCCAGCCGGGGCCCTCATCCCTGATGCCCGTGCTGGGCTATGATCCTCCTCAGCTCTATCTGACACAGCTCAGG GAGGCCTTTGGGGATCTGGCCCTTTTCTTCTATGACCAGCATGGTGGAGAGGTGATTGGTGTCCTCTGGAAGCCCACCAGCTTCCAGCCCCAGCCCTTCAAG GCCTCCAGCACAAAGGGTCGCATGGTGATGTCTCGAGGTGGGGAGCTAGTAATGGTGCCCAATGTAGAAGCAATCCTGGAGGACTTTGCTGTGCTGGGTGAAGGCCTGGTGCAGACTGTGGAGGCCCGAAGTGAGAGGTGGACTGTGTGA